One segment of Solanum stenotomum isolate F172 chromosome 1, ASM1918654v1, whole genome shotgun sequence DNA contains the following:
- the LOC125841763 gene encoding uncharacterized protein LOC125841763, with protein sequence MMTSFCSEKVYPFLCISNSKHNGTLLDLSLPCLNIFTAASIGGDNFDPQNTTNYSMTPPAAAATGKKDPGGIGFLDEVGGSVDGLMSCTESLGFESSDERTVDDQIEDLGYRDELALLSRKSNCSNNSSRCWQRSHLGEKKEKKEFPPPLSSLSQDGKPNFFMRAVRKDGRLELTEVKIDRPKTFRASRQDGRLRLHLIRDLEEEEEDEDFAVETEEDVEDEEEEVDIEEWRFPVTGSGIGDSHRRCYGDHGNNHHHHDRNLHLWRQRCVTTR encoded by the coding sequence ATGATGACGAGCTTTTGCAGTGAAAAAGTCTACCCGTTCTTGTGTATATCAAATTCCAAACACAATGGAACACTTCTAGACCTTTCCCTCCCCTGCCTAAATATTTTCACCGCCGCATCAATCGGCGGCGACAACTTTGACCCTCAAAACACAACCAATTACTCCATGACACCACCAGCCGCCGCCGCCACAGGGAAAAAGGATCCCGGCGGAATTGGGTTCTTAGACGAAGTTGGGGGGAGTGTTGATGGATTAATGTCTTGTACAGAGAGTCTCGGTTTCGAGAGCTCCGATGAGAGGACAGTAGATGATCAAATTGAGGATCTAGGTTATCGTGACGAATTAGCTTTGTTGTCTAGGAAATCAAATTGTAGCAATAATAGTTCAAGGTGCTGGCAAAGAAGTCATTTGGgcgagaagaaagaaaagaaggagtTTCCACCGCCATTATCGTCGTTGAGTCAAGATGGAAAGCCCAATTTCTTCATGCGTGCGGTGAGGAAAGATGGACGGTTAGAATTGACAGAGGTGAAAATTGATAGGCCCAAAACTTTCCGTGCTTCCCGCCAAGATGGACGGTTGAGATTGCATCTAATTCGCGAtctcgaagaagaagaagaagacgaagatTTTGCCGTGGAAACAGAGGAAGACGTAGAGGATGAAGAGGAAGAAGTAGATATTGAAGAGTGGAGGTTTCCGGTGACGGGAAGTGGAATTGGAGATAGTCATCGGAGATGTTACGGCGACCATGGTAATAACCACCACCATCACGACCGTAATTTACATTTGTGGAGGCAACGGTGTGTGACAACTAGGTGA
- the LOC125853466 gene encoding sugar transporter ERD6-like 5 produces the protein MERLERIEDGFTTTDPLLSTGGDTPASATLAVVFSTLVAVSGSFVFGSAVGFSSPAQNGIIKDLGLSVAEYSVFGSIWTIGAMIGAIMSGKLADLFARRGAMGFSELFCLLGWLAIIFGKNALWLDIGRLLMGYGVGIISYVVPVYIAEITPKNLRGAFTTVNQLMICCGVSLMYVVGVIINWRLLAVIGAIPCIIQLLGVFFIPESPRWLAKAGQWKECEASLQRLRGKDANISEEAAEIKEYTETLQKLSEAKLIDLFHKKYAHSLIVGVGLMVLQQFGGVNAIAYYASSIFESAGFSGRIGSIAMVVVQIPMQVLGVLLMDKSGRRLLLMVSAAGTCLGCFLVGSSFLLQDLQLWKSSPFLALVGILVFTGSFSLGMGGIPWVIMSEIFPINVKGLAGSLVTVVNWFGSWIVSYSFNFLMLWSSEGTFFIFSAVCGVTVMFVAKLVPETKGRTLEEIQSSMNSFT, from the exons ATGGAGAGGCTAGAAAGAATAGAAGATGGATTTACAACCACTGATCCTTTGCTTTCTACTGGTGGTGATACTCCGGCGTCGGCCACACTCGCCGTCGTATTCAGCACCTTGGTTGCCGTCTCCGGCTCCTTTGTTTTTGGTTCTGCT GTGGGATTTTCTTCACCTGCTCAGAATGGGATAATAAAGGATCTTGGTCTCTCTGTGGCAGAG TACTCTGTATTTGGTTCAATATGGACAATTGGAGCAATGATAGGTGCTATAATGAGTGGGAAACTAGCAGATCTTTTCGCCCGGAGAGGT GCAATGGGCTTCTCTGAGTTGTTTTGTCTTTTAGGATGGCTCGCAATTATTTTTGGCAAG AATGCTTTGTGGCTTGACATTGGGAGGTTGTTAATGGGATATGGAGTTGGCATTATTTCTTATGTG GTACCTGTATATATAGCGGAAATAACACCTAAGAATCTCCGAGGTGCATTCACAACTGTTAATCAG CTAATGATATGCTGTGGAGTATCACTTATGTATGTAGTTGGAGTAATCATCAACTGGCGTCTATTGGCTGTGATTG GAGCTATTCCCTGTATAATACAGCTTTTGGGCGTGTTTTTCATACCGGAGTCTCCGAGATGGCTG GCTAAGGCTGGCCAGTGGAAAGAGTGTGAAGCTTCTCTTCAGCGCCTTAGGGGGAAGGACGCCAATATATCAGAAGAAGCTGCtgaaataaaa GAGTACACAGAAACACTTCAGAAACTTTCTGAGGCTAAGCTAATTGATTTGTTCCACAAGAAATATGCACATTCTCTTATA GTTGGAGTGGGATTAATGGTATTGCAACAATTTGGAGGGGTCAATGCTATTGCATATTATGCAAGTTCAATTTTTGAGTCAGCTG GTTTCTCTGGTAGGATTGGTTCAATTGCAATGGTAGTTGTACAG ATCCCAATGCAAGTTTTAGGAGTACTCTTGATGGATAAATCAGGAAGGCGTCTACTACTTATG GTATCTGCTGCAGGGACATGCTTGGGCTGTTTCCTTGTAGGATCGTCATTCTTACTTCAG GATCTTCAACTTTGGAAGTCTAGCCCCTTTTTGGCACTTGTTGGCATACTG GTCTTTACTGGATCTTTCTCATTAGGCATGGGAGGTATACCGTGGGTAATTATGTCTGAG ATATTCCCCATAAATGTCAAAGGTTTAGCTGGAAGCCTAGTGACAGTAGTCAACTGGTTCGGTTCTTGGATCGTCTCATATTCGTTCAACTTTCTTATGCTATGGAGTTCTGAAG GAACATTCTTCATATTTTCCGCAGTATGTGGTGTAACTGTTATGTTTGTGGCAAAGCTGGTTCCAGAGACCAAAGGGCGTACCTTGGAAGAAATACAATCCTCCATGAATTCCTTTACATGA
- the LOC125853470 gene encoding tryptophan synthase alpha chain-like: MASFLKATHFIHSNNNHQNHPFSQSYTQRIKISTSRKPLMAALSATATVGLSETFTRLKEQGKVALIPYITAGDPDLATTAEALKLLDRCGSDIIELGVPYSDPLADGPVIQAAASRALSKGTNFAKVISMLEDVVPQLSCPIALFTYYNPILKRGIEKFMATVRDTGVHGLVVPDVPLEETEMLRKEAARHNIELVLLTTPTTPKIRMKAITEASEGFVYLVSAVGVTGARASVSAKVQSLLIDIKEATSKPVAVGFGISKPEHVKQVAEWGADGVIVGSAMVRILGDAKSPEEGLKELEVFTTSLKSAVS, translated from the exons ATGGCATCTTTTCTGAAAGCAACTCACTTTATTCACTCCAATAACAACCATCAAAATCATCCATTTTCTCAGTCCTATACCCAAAGAATCAAGATTTCAACTTCTCGCAAACCTCTAATGGCTGCCCTCAGCGCCACAGCAACAGTTGGACTTTCTGAGACTTTCACTCGATTGAAGGAGCAAGGCAAG GTGGCACTTATTCCATACATCACTGCTGGAGATCCTGACCTGGCAACAACTGCAGAAGCACTGAAACTGCTGGATAGATGTGGTTCAGATATCATAGAACTAGGAGTACCTTACTCTGATCCGTTGGCTGATGGTCCAGTCATCCAG GCTGCTGCGTCACGAGCACTGAGTAAAGGAACCAACTTTGCCAAAGTTATATCAATGTTGGAAGAT GTTGTTCCTCAGTTGTCCTGCCCTATTGCATTGTTCACATATTATAATCCAATACTTAAGCGCGGTATTGAAAAGTTCATGGCCACTGTAAGAGATACTGGTGTACACG GACTTGTTGTTCCAGATGTTCCTCTAGAGGAAACTGAAATGTTGAGAAAGGAAGCTGCTAGGCATAATATTGAATTG GTATTGCTTACAACACCAACTACTCCAAAAATTCGCATGAAAGCCATAACTGAAGCTTCAGAAGGATTCGTGTATCTT GTAAGCGCAGTCGGAGTTACTGGAGCTCGTGCATCTGTGAGTGCTAAGGTTCAGTCTCTCCTGATAGACATTAAAGAG GCAACGTCTAAACCAGTGGCAGTCGGATTTGGCATTTCAAAACCAGAACATGTTAAGCAG GTGGCGGAATGGGGAGCTGATGGTGTCATTGTTGGTAGTGCAATGGTAAGAATATTAGGTGATGCAAAATCGCCGGAAGAAGGATTGAAGGAATTAGAGGTCTTCACCACATCTTTAAAGTCTGCAGTGTCTTGA